A window of the Dongshaea marina genome harbors these coding sequences:
- a CDS encoding YgiW/YdeI family stress tolerance OB fold protein — MKKMTIIAASLALSSTAAFADFNGSSKIEAAASGGFVGSKNELTTVEKAKEQSDDTWVTLQGHIEKQVGNDEYIFRDSTGSINVDIDRKHWKGQVVTPYDKVEIKGDIDKDWNSVEIDVKEINKVVLI; from the coding sequence CTCTAAGCAGTACTGCCGCCTTCGCTGATTTTAACGGGTCATCTAAAATAGAAGCAGCCGCATCCGGTGGCTTTGTCGGCTCAAAAAACGAACTGACCACAGTCGAAAAAGCAAAAGAGCAAAGTGATGACACCTGGGTAACCCTCCAGGGCCATATCGAAAAGCAAGTAGGTAATGATGAATATATTTTTCGAGATAGTACAGGTAGCATTAACGTAGATATTGATCGCAAACACTGGAAAGGACAGGTGGTTACGCCTTATGATAAGGTCGAAATTAAAGGTGACATTGATAAAGATTGGAATTCTGTAGAAATTGATGTCAAAGAAATTAATAAAGTTGTGCTCATCTAA